DNA from Pseudomonas putida:
CGGCCGGCGGTGTCGATCATCACAGCGTCGGGGCTGAAGTACCAATCACAGTGCTGGGTGCCGCTTTCGCTGTCGCTGGCCGTGGCGATGCTGGCCGACAGGCCCGAGTGGGTCAGCAGCGAGGTCTTGCCGGCCGCCGACATACCGACGACCAGGTACCACGGCAGGTCGGATAGCGCCGCCTTGCCACCACCGCCGGCGGAGCGGTCGGTACGCAACATGGCGATGGCGTGCTTGAGGCGCTCGCGCAACACCTGTTGGTCACGAAATTCGCCGGTGGCGTTCCACGAGCGGTCGACTTCGATCTGCAGCAGGTTTTCAAGATTGTGCTCGGCGCGGATACGCTGGTATTGGCGCAGGACGATCACCAGCAGGAAACAAGCGCTGATGATAGCCAGCGCCTCCGGAACGTGATTGCGCAGCCATGGCACCCATGGCGCGAACAGCCAGCAGATCAACAGGCTCGTCAGCCACAGCAGTGGCAGGAGAATCCAGAAACTCTTCAACAGACGCAGTATCGTTTTCATGTCTTCCTGACTCGGTTACCTGATGTGTGCTCAGGCACTGAACAGCTGGCGGATTTGTTCGGAAAGGGCGGCGACGTCCTTGTCCAGCAACCAGTCGAGCGTCAGGTACACCCCGACGCAGACCAGTGCGATCAACGCCAGGTACACCCACAGCGGCACCTCGTGGCGCAGCATCTGCGACACCTGGTCCGGCAGGGCCCAGTCCGGCGACAGGGTTTTCGGTGGCTTGCGGTAACGCGAAATGTCCTGGCCCAGCGTGTTGGCCAGGTAGCGCAGTTGGTCTTTCTGGCCGACGCTGAACTTGCCCTCGAAGCCCAGGGCCAGGCACAGGTGATAGACCTCGAGTACGTCGAGGTTCTGTTTGACGTCGGCACGCAGCGCGTCGATTTTCTCGAAGAACCCTTCGCCGGCCAGGTGCACACCGAAGTAGCGGAACTGCAGCGGTTGCAGTTCGAAGTGCCGGCGCAGCTCGTTGTCGCCCGAGCGCAGCACGCTTTCATCGAGGAATGCGCACAGGGCGTATTGGGTGTCCTTGACCTGTTCGACACTGTAATTGGCGGCGCGCGCTTCACGCTCGAGGAGGGTGAAGAAGCGCTCGACGCTGTCCTCGAACGCCTGCACCGACGTGACCTGGCGACCACGGCGCACGATCAGCGCCATGCTGATAAAGTCCCGGACCAGGTCCTTGAGGGTCGACGTGTCGTGGGCGGCCGCGATGGCGCCCTGCTGCAGTACGGCTTCGGTCATTTGAGCACCGCCATCAGTTCGAGCTTGAGGTTGGTAAAGGCGCTGGGCGCATAGAAGCAGACGGTCTGGGCGCTAATCATTCGCTCATAGACAGGGCCGTGTGGCTCGATGGCGAAGTACTGGTTGTCCAGCCGAACCGGAATCGCGTTGGGCAGCCGCGCAGCATGATTGAGGGTGACACCTGGCATGGCACTGTTGACCACCACTTCGATGTCTTCCGGCGAGCCGACCTTGAAGGCTCTGGGCACCAGCTCCAGCAGGCTGGCGCCGGGCATGTCGGCATGCACCGAAATGTAGAAGTCGGCCTCGGCCAGGCGTGGGTCGTGCAGTTGGCCCTGCCAGTAGGACGGCTTGGTCTGGGTGAGGTTGATGACGATGCATTGGTTGGGCACGACGTTGTCGAGCATCACCCGGATCATCTCGTCGAGCTTGACCAGCGAGGCCGCAGGGTCGTGGTGGTCGTACTCGGGGAGGTCGCTGAGTTGGGTGTCCAGGGTAAAGGTCAGCAGGCCGCCGGCCAGATCGGCGAGGAACAGGTACAGGCGCTCGGGGTGCAGGCGTGGATGAGCCAGCAGGTGGGCCAGTTGCGGGTGGGCGCGGTTGACCGTGTTGAGCAGCCAGAACAGGGTGACGTCGCTGGAGCCGAACTCGGCGATCTGGTCGGCACGTTCACGGCGCCGCCCCGACAGCGCCTTGCTCTTGGCCTGCAGAGCTCCGAGCAGGCGTTTGCCGATGCCTGCCAGGGTTTCATGATTGCCCAGGTGCAGGGTCGGGTGGACGAAGTGCGGGTCGAGATTGAAACCGCCCATGCTGTTGCGGGTCAGCTTGGCCAGTGGGCAATGGCTGTAGCCATCGAGGCTGTCGCCATCGACCAGCAGCACCACATTCAGGCGCAGGCTGGTGATTTCGTTTTCCAGCTCGCCTTCGTTGAGGTCGGGCAGGGTGTCGAATTGCTTGCGAAAGCGCCGCGCGGCCTTGTGCTCCTGGCCGTCCTCGACATAGTTGAGGCCGAACGGCTCGGGGAGCTTGAGCGCCGCGTAGACCTTCAGGTCATTGGCCTTGAGCAGGTCCTTGAGGTCGCGGGCTGCCGGCAGCGGGTCGTGCTGCGGCGCGTCGTACAGGCTGCCGTCGGGGAACACCAGCTTCAGGCGCTTGAGTTGCAGCGAGCCGTTGGCCAGGGCGTCCTCGTCCACCTGCAATGCTTGCACGCCCCAGTGGAAGGGGGTGACGCGCAGGGTCGCCTCGGCCAACTGGTGCTGGTGGAACTCATCCTGGTACTGGAAGTGCTGGGGCAGCAGGAACATACCTTCCGACCACATCACCCGGCTCTGCTTGCTCATTTGACGCTATCCACTAAAGAGTTGAAGGTTGAATCCATGGCGTTGCGCGCCGACTGGCCTGCGGCATCGCTGGCCTTGTCGATCACCGCGTCCTGCACTTTGTCGGTAAAGGTCGGTGGTGCGTCCTTGCGCTGCGCGGCGGCCAGTTGCTCGGCAGTGGGCGGTTTGTTCAGCACATCCACGCCACGCATGGCGGTGATCGCGGTGTTGTCCACCAGGATCCGCAGGCCGTCGGAGGAGAACCAGATGCCGTCCTTGCGCAACGAGTTGGCGTCGAAGGCGACCTTCCAGCGGGCGTCTTGTTCATCGCGGAAGAACGCCGCCACGCCCACGTAACGGGCGCTCTTGGCCAGCGGCCACTGGTCGATCTGGCCCATGCCCGGCAGCAGGGTGATCTCGCGGGCCTCCACCAGGGTGTTGCCCAAGGCTTTTCCCGGTGCATCCCAAAGGGTGTCGGCATCGGCCGAGGCGAAGCGTTCGAGGTCGGTCAAC
Protein-coding regions in this window:
- the tssJ gene encoding type VI secretion system lipoprotein TssJ — encoded protein: MQHNHTALKRLTVAALLLTLAGCGVTDRIGKRMEDSWAADMLADSEKVILTSDGGNELNPGADGKPLSVVMRVYQLTDLERFASADADTLWDAPGKALGNTLVEAREITLLPGMGQIDQWPLAKSARYVGVAAFFRDEQDARWKVAFDANSLRKDGIWFSSDGLRILVDNTAITAMRGVDVLNKPPTAEQLAAAQRKDAPPTFTDKVQDAVIDKASDAAGQSARNAMDSTFNSLVDSVK
- the tssK gene encoding type VI secretion system baseplate subunit TssK, with translation MSKQSRVMWSEGMFLLPQHFQYQDEFHQHQLAEATLRVTPFHWGVQALQVDEDALANGSLQLKRLKLVFPDGSLYDAPQHDPLPAARDLKDLLKANDLKVYAALKLPEPFGLNYVEDGQEHKAARRFRKQFDTLPDLNEGELENEITSLRLNVVLLVDGDSLDGYSHCPLAKLTRNSMGGFNLDPHFVHPTLHLGNHETLAGIGKRLLGALQAKSKALSGRRRERADQIAEFGSSDVTLFWLLNTVNRAHPQLAHLLAHPRLHPERLYLFLADLAGGLLTFTLDTQLSDLPEYDHHDPAASLVKLDEMIRVMLDNVVPNQCIVINLTQTKPSYWQGQLHDPRLAEADFYISVHADMPGASLLELVPRAFKVGSPEDIEVVVNSAMPGVTLNHAARLPNAIPVRLDNQYFAIEPHGPVYERMISAQTVCFYAPSAFTNLKLELMAVLK
- the icmH gene encoding type IVB secretion system protein IcmH/DotU — protein: MTEAVLQQGAIAAAHDTSTLKDLVRDFISMALIVRRGRQVTSVQAFEDSVERFFTLLEREARAANYSVEQVKDTQYALCAFLDESVLRSGDNELRRHFELQPLQFRYFGVHLAGEGFFEKIDALRADVKQNLDVLEVYHLCLALGFEGKFSVGQKDQLRYLANTLGQDISRYRKPPKTLSPDWALPDQVSQMLRHEVPLWVYLALIALVCVGVYLTLDWLLDKDVAALSEQIRQLFSA